A stretch of DNA from Pygocentrus nattereri isolate fPygNat1 chromosome 14, fPygNat1.pri, whole genome shotgun sequence:
ATGGACTGCAGCCTCCCAGTGGACCATAGtggtactgctgctgttttgtgtgtgtgtgtgtgtgtgtgtgtgtgtgtgtgtgtgtgtgtgtgtgtgtgtgtgtgtgtgtgtgtgttttattacatCAAGCAGACATTTAGCAAAACCAACAATTgacaaaaataatattattcccaaaaatatctaaatatttcAAGCTCAGTGACTGATCTGCAAGATGCATGACCCATGTACCCTACATATGTAGTTTATTTTATGAATGTATCATGAAAAAATAGCTACAAACAGGTATTCTGGGGATTTTTTGGAGTTTAGTAACTTCAATATGGTACATTTAATTATTGTTATATTTGCTTacttttgaaatgttaaatctTTTTCAGGTTGCAAAAGCTTGTGTGGTCACTTGTGTGTGCCATAAATTGCAAGAAGTTGGGAACCTCAACAAACCAGGGCTGTACCATCTGCAGGTGTACAGTGGTGTCAAAATAATAGCAGTCCAATATGACTAACCAGATTAATCATTGTTTTTGGTATAAATTATATTAGCACATGACAAACAATTTACCAGTTGGTGCAGTAGACTCAGCATTCATGATATGCATGCTCTTGAGTCTGTGTGCTTGAATAATTAAGTGAAAGGGCTGTGttcaaaataatagcagtgTGGAGGTCAATTAGTGAGGTCAATCATTCTGTGAAGAAACAGGTGTGAATCAGGTGGCCCTTATTTAAGGGTGAAGCCAGCACATTGTACATGCATTTCTCCTTGAAAGCCTGAGAAATATGGGTCGTTCGAGACATTGTTCAGAAGAACAGCGTACTTCTAAAAAAATTAAGCAGTTGATTGGAGAGGGTAAAACTTATAAAGAAGTACAGAGAATGATCGGCTGTTCAGCTAAAATGACCTCCAATGCTTTAAAATGGAAAGCTAAACCACAGAAACATAGAAGAAATCGGAAGACTACCATTCGAATGCATCGGAAAAATAGCCAGAATGATCAGCTCCAGGATGATCAAAGAAAGTCTCAAGTTACCTGTGAGTACTGTGATGGTTAGAAGATGCCTGTGTGAAGCTAATCTATTAGCAAGAAGTCCCTGCAAATTCCTACTGttgaaaaaaaagacatgaagcGGATATAATTTGCCAAAGAAAACATCAACTGGCctaaagagaaatggagaaacattTCGTGGActgatgaaaataaaattgttCTTTTTGGGTCCAAGGGCCACAGATAGTTTGTCAGATGGACCCCAAACTTTGAATTCAAGTCACAGTACACTCTGAAGacagtgaagtatggtggtgcaAGTATTGTGATATGGGCATGTTTCTCTTACTGTGGTGCTGGGCCTATTTATCGCATACCAGTGATCATGGACTAGTTTGCATATGTCAAAATACTTGAAGAGGTCATGTTGCCTTATGCTGAAGAGGAAATGCCCTTGAAATGGgtgtttcaacaagacaatgaccctaaacacaccAGTAAACGAGCAGAATCTTGGTTCCAGTCCAACAAAATTGAGGTTATGGAGTAGCCAGCCCAATCCCCAGACCATAATCTGATAGAACGCTTGTGGGGTGACATCAAAAATGCCGTTTTTGAGGCAAAACCAagaaatgcaaatgaactgTGGGATGTAGTCAAAGCATCCTGGGCTGGAATACCAGAAGTTGGCTGACTCTATGCAACATAGATGTGAAGCAGTTTTGTAAAGACAAATGCAGACACTGCTATTTTTGAACAGCccaatgttcattttttttattttctgtaaagtagttaaattatatatttttctcttgttttgacTTAGAAAACAGTGTACAATGTTCccaatgcatgtaaataaaaactattataaaaatGTTGTGCTTAACTCATGTTTTTGTACACACTGCTACTATTTTGAACACTACTATATATTTAACCCTTAACACACTACAAAAATAAACTTGATTTGTTATCTTAATAGCTTGGATGTGTATTCTTGTGTTTATGAGGGTGTTTACATGTTGTCAGCCCACTGTGACCATTCCAAAACTATACCAGCCCACCAGGATTTCTTCTGACCCTCTCTACAGGGTCTGTGGTTATCAACCCACCGTCATCTGCCATTGTTTAGCTTTATGGTTGAGATGCAGGATAACAAGGCTCGGGTTAGCTTTTGTTCACCATAAAGCCTTGTGACATTGATTCGGGGAGTGTGAGACAGATTAGAGCTGTGGCCCCATCACGTCAGCACAACCCTCTCTAAGCCTGTGTGGCATTTCTGAGTATGTGGGGGTAAAAGGCAGAAAAGGGCCCCTAGTGAGTAAACTTACAATTCCAGTAAAACTCCAAGCTGTCTGTACAGGCGCAGACACAGGCACTCTAATCCATTGCTGCAATAGTCACTGCTCATCAAGGCTCAGTGATTGTTGGCGCTACTCACCAACAGCTTCTGGCACAGGAAGGTTTGATAAGCTCATTGAAAAGGAGTTTTGTTGGGTAACTGTGTCAATGAGAACTAGGTGGTACTATGAGTGGATCAAATCACCTTATCCCAGATGAAAGACTCTTTAGAGCAAATTTGATCTGATTAAAATAagtttttgaataaaataaatattggaCATGACAAAGACACTGGCATGATTGAGTTagtactgattttttttacacagtggtaaaatgttttattttggctgaatAGCAGATGATAGTCTTTGTATTTTGCCTCTGGTTTGAATGGGATGGTTTGAATATGCATATTGAAATAACCAAAGTAGCAAATTGATATTTGGGTTGTGCCACCAAGCCATTCAGATTTTAAGCTTATTCAGATCCATGCAAAAATGGCCTTGTTAGTCCTCAGTAATTCAATTTTGGCAAGTGCAATGTTGTAGTTTTACACAGAATAATCCACAGTAATATTGTTTAAACACTGCTCTGTTCATGCAGTAAGCTGCTCAGAATGAGTGTTCAAAATTCTAGGTAGTCTTTCACTTTTAAATGAATTCAATATCATTTCAAAAGAGCATGATTATCACACTTATAACAGCTCTTATGAAACAGTTCTTATGAGAACCAAGATTTGTTCATGTTAGGATTCTTAAGAGTCTGatatttgttactttttaaatgaaacacttGTCTTTCTTACTGTtgggacatttttttttctaacttcACATGAATAGAATACCTTTAGATCATATGAATAAGACCTGGTTAACTTTCTTAACCTGGTTAACTAAATTGTTGTCTTTCAACTTTATGTATCTTTGCTGACTGGATAATATTTTCTATGTGACGATTTAGATTCACACTTGTCAAACATATACTATCAAGCATGTACAGGATATTCGTCCGCTTTAGTGTTGTCATGCAGGAAACTGTGTTTTTGGGGTTTATATGTTTAAGAGGGGCACCATGTGGAGAGTGATTCCTTCGCAATATCCTGCTTTTGTTAAAGTCTTTAGGATTTTAGTGGCTTGTCTGTCATTCTTCTAATTGTGTCCATTCATCTTATTGCTAGctgttctcttcctcttttacccTAAGGGCAAATCCTctgattttacaaaataatcTTCATAATTCAATGgatgagatgtgaacaaagtcattcggagtggtttgatgtgaaatggttaaatgtagagaaacttggaGTGAGACTTCtgaacagtggtggtggtgatgggaaccagtggttgtgatgtctaaaagacaaatatatccattttcCTCATTATCCAAACATGCATCATTTGAgcttttatttataatgttgttAAAGATCAACTAGTGCTAAATGAATTGGGTGCTGTtttacaaaaatgcattttgagcCAAAACCTTATATCATGGCTAGCGATGCCTCATACTTTCAGTGAGGCATTATACACTTCAGGCATTTGGTTTCTATCAGatccactgtaaacaattctaaTTTGATAAGTTTAACTAGAATGACTCAATTCACCTCAAATTACATTGAATGACTGGATGACTAGTTCCCTGCTAATCTAATTTGATTATTATATTGATGAATTCAAAGAGAGGGAGCATTATTTCTGATTCCCAAAGTACACAGTTGAGTGTCAATCACACATCACAATCTATGATGCTATTGAACTATAGGAGAACTTTACCTCAGAGGTAGTTTGGAGGTAGGAGGGTGGTCAATGTTATGGTCTATTTGCAGATAATACATATAGTAAGagctgtctctctccctgtaatGCCGCAGCGGGAGCTGTGCACTGCTGTTATCCAATATCTGACATGCATTCAGTATGGTGTAGGCGCTATGTGCGGAATGCTAGGGCTCTGCTTCCCAAGGGTGAGGGGTTGAAAGGGTCTGTAGGCTTAGGGGCCAGAgtggcaaaaacaaaacagtcgAGCTTTTTTGAGGCCAGCATTGTAATCTGCTAAGGTTGAGGAGTTTCGGCAGAAATATAGAGTGTGTGCTTTGTGGAATATGCACCTCTATGCTGTGATAGTTGCAATTGTGTATGTGAATTCTGTGATCCTGTATTTTAgttatttgaaaatgaatgcaaTTATCTGACATACGCTTGAAAAGGTGACCAAAATGTTAGCATTCTGTGCCGTAGCAAGCAATAAAATTACTTAGATATTGGaattgtccaaagaaaaatataattctccaaaatattaactttacagcagCAAACATGGACTTTTTACACAATGTgggctcaaatgatgtagatggagatgcatttttttttacctacaaatATAGCTCTAATGTCTTCATATAAATATTTCAGAGCGTAGAGTTAGTGATATAGATTGTTCCTCTTATTGGCCAGCTCTGGTGtctgttttgttctctctctcgcactctttctttgtgcatgtgtgtctggtgggcggggagggggtgggggtgaggggggtctgtgcatgtgtgaacaGCAGACACAGTAGGCCTCTAAGAGGTTAGGGACAGGGGGTTGTGGGCCTCAGTAACCCAGCGTGAGCTGAGCTTGGGAAGAACACACTGAAGAACAGACAAGTGTTTCATATACAACTTTGCATACAAGATGATCTTAATCTGATTTCAGTTTAGGCTTACTGTACTAGCAACCCAGTCAACTGTGTCAAAAacactaccactacactacaatagaTGCTTTAAAAAGCTGCCAGACgttgccagaaaaaaaaaaaaaaagatttgagaTAGCATGTGCAAATGAATGTGCATTTGTCTGCGGGTCTTTCAGACGCCTCGTCAAGTCAGAGTGACCCTCAGCGTCTGCAGCatccagacaaaaaaaaaaaaaaaagcaaaactggAAACAAACACATAATGGTGTTTTTTTCCTGCACTGACTTAAATCTTCATATTCTTAAAACCTTCATATTCTACCAAATGAACATCTCTAATTATTTCCCTATGTGCTTTTCATAAGCCCCAAACACCTCAGCCCATCGCGTCAAAGATCATGGAGGCTAATTATGTGCAAAGAGCAATGCTACATGACATAATAACCCTTTGTGTGATGGCTGGTTTGCACCGCAGGTCACATCTTTGAACCAGAAGACCTCCACCCCAGGAGCCCCCCCACACCTGGAGTTCCCCAAGTCTGACCACGTCTCACACCATGAGACATAATcatgattgtgttttttttttttttgaaaccTGATTAGTGAACACACTGCTGAATAATTTCATGAAAAAGTTTGGTTCCTGGTGGTCTTCATTAATCACTAATGGTATTTTTTGGATGGGTTGATATACTAATGGTATAACTGGTGTTCCGGGATGTGAGTGATGGTTACCTAATGCGGTCTAAAGATGTTTTAGAAGGAAACTAGTGGTTTCTTACGGGAACAGTTAAGCCAATTCCCAATAGAAAGAAGAACCACCACGTTTTAATCCTAATGCGTCTGTGCgtctttttcagcagggcaaGTTAACTGGTTAAAACGACATTTTACATTGCATGTGCCTTAATGCCAGTAAGGCTGTCTTCTTTACACACGAGGAGAGTAAAGGGTTAAAAGATGTTGCTGTTCGTCATACAGGTGCCACTCCGACTGTAGAGCTTAAATGCCAAATGTGTAAATCAAATTAGAGAAGCTCAGCTGCGCTTTGCGCGGAATTTGCTTGGAGAGCTGAGGAAAGCTTTCCGAAATCCAGCGTTAGATATTAAGTAATAGGGCTGAAACATCGCTACCTAATCTCATAGGACTATTAAAAGGTGGCGTGGAGCACCGACTTCTCCACTTCGGGAGCTCCCTGTGCTGAACCAGGCGCCCCTCTCGCCCCTCTCGCGAGCGCACACCGACCCCATCCGCCGCTTATTTCCACTGAAGTTCTTCGCCGGTTTTGTGCGCGACGCTGAGACCGTGTCGATCCGCAGGAAGGCGTTTTCGCTCCGCTGCGTGTCCGCCTGCCTTTACGCGTTGGAAATGTGGTGGATGCTGTTCCCCCGCTGGATCTGGTTTTTGTTTGGGCAGCTCTGCGTCCTGCGCCCGGTCAGGGCGATGACTATCTCCAAAGTGGTGTATTCCCACGCGGGCATGTGTCCCAATGAGATGAATCCCAACCTCTGGGTGGACGCCATGAGTACCTGCATGCGCGAGTGCGAATCCGATCAGGTGAGGGGGGTCTCCAGCAGTAGTTATggtaaagtttttttgttttgttttttgttgttgtttatttttctggtAGAGTAATCCGGTTTAGCCGTCTCATTGAAGATGAACACGTcgtatttaatgttgttttaatcaAAGCAGCACGCAGTTTTAGTAGAAAATAGCCTAAAATGTTATATGACATGTTTTTATCCTCTTTTTTGCATTCTAAGGTAagattgtttacatttatgagttattaaaacaaatgccaaCACTTTACCGAACAGCAGCATTCATAAGGCTGTATGGCATTTACATGAAATCAGTTGACTACATAAAATGAAAAGtcttgttcatattttttttttggggggggggggggttgtattCTAATTTCTGAGTTTACTGAAGGCACTTAACTTAaggttcataaggctacataacacctacataagcttctTCCAGTATTCTACATAAATATCAtgtcttttttcctgttttcttgtTTACATCCATAAGTTAAGTGATGCATATAAGCACTTTACTGTGCTTGATAGCACTTTACTGAAGGTAGCATTCATTATGGTACATGAATCCTAAATAAGTCTTTAAAAGTACTCTAGATAAAATATGTCTAATGTTTTCATTCTCATTTTTTGTTATGCTAAAGttagttcatttacatttttgagttaaataataaaaatacaacatactAAGCATTTACTGAATTGTAGTATTCCTAAGGCTACATAAGTCACATAAAGCTATAtcagtatgtaaaatgtaatgtttaatgctttttctgttttttttttttttgtattctaAAGTAAGcttgtttacatttatgaaTTAAGCAATTTAAAATAAAGGACAACACTTTATCTAACGGCAGCATTTTTAAGGCTACATGACTCCTACATAATCCTTTAATGACAACTGAAATAAACCTGTATGCAAATTTTTAAAggcttattttaaaaagtgccaattgtcataaaagctcctgctGTTAATGTTGATGTCATTTCTCCTCAGAAAGTGTTGCTGATGCTTTGTGGGGGGGGggaagcctttataaatgttcagAGAGATTtctgtcagttgtcatgaaaggcttacGTAGGTGttgtgtagccttatgaacCGTGCCCTTCAATTGAAGTGTTACTAAAAAACCAACATTGTGGCAGATCAGCAGGTGTCCAAACTCAGAAGTGCCATAAGTCAATACAATAATTCATAAACCAATGCTAAATCCAGATCACTGTAAGTAAAAATGTTGTATTAGAAATGTCATATTACATTACGATTGAACTATGTATGTCTTTATTTCAAAAATAACCTTTAAGCTATACCCTGAAATaggaaatacatttttggtcCTCTTCTTTAACTAGCATCTTTAGAAATGAGATTAAGATTATATAAAGAGTAAAGCATTGCTGATGGATATTCTTATTTCCATGACCCCTAGGACTGTGAGACCTTTGAGAAATGCTGTTTAAACGTGTGTGGAAGCAAGAGCTGCGTGGCTGCAAGGTATATGGACATAAAGGGGAACAAAGGACCAATGGGAATGCCAAAGGAGGCCACTTGCGACAAGTTCATGTGTACGCAGCAGGGCTCCGAATGTGACATCTGGGATGGGCAGCCAGTGTGCAAGTGTCGAGACCGCTGTGAACGGGAACCTCATTTCACCTGTGCCTCGGATGGCATGACCTACTACAACAAATGTTACATGGATGCAGAGGCCTGTTCTAAGGGTGTGACCCTCACTGAGGTCACCTGCCGGTACCACCTCATGTGGCCCAATACCAGCCCTCTACCCGAGGAAACAACCATGCATCCCACCACGGTTCACCTGGAGACAACTCCTATGGACATTCAGCCCCCAACCATGATCAGCAATCCAGCGCACAACTTTGTGTTCGTGGGTGAGACGGCAAGCTTCTTGTGTGAAGTGACTGGTAAGCCCAAACCAGAGATTACCTGGGAGAAGCAGATAGAGGGGAAGGAGAACACGGTTATGCGGCCCAACCACGTACGAGGCAACGTAGTTGTGACTAACATTGCCCAGCTTGTGATCTACAATGCACAGCTTCAGGATGCTGGTATCTACACCTGCACCGCCAAGAATCTAGGTGGATCTGTACAAACTCACTTCCCATTGTCTGTCATCCGTAGGGAGCAGGGAAAGGATGACGGCTGGGCAAACTCCACTCGTCTGCCTGCTGAGGAGTGCCTGAAAGCACCTGACATGGGTGACTGTGGGGAGGAGAGCATCAGCTGGTACTATGAAGCCAAACGCAACAACTGCTTCACCTTCACCTACAGCCAGTGCAACAAAAACAGGAATCACTTTGACACATATGAGTCATGCATGCTTTCCTGTGGTGCAGAACTGGCAGCCCCCTGCTCCCTGCCCAGCCTTCAGGGACCCTGTAAAGCCTATGAGCCACGCTGGTCATACAACCATCTCCTTAAGCAGTGCCAGTCATTTGTCTATGGTGGCTGTGGTGGCAATGAGAACAATTTTGAAAGCAAGGAGGCCTGTGAGGAGATGTGTCCCTTCCCCAAGAACCACAACTGCAAGCTGTGCAAGCCACGGCAGAGGATGGTCACCAGCTTCTGCAAGAGTGACTTTGTGATCTTGGGCCGTATGACAGAGCTGACAGAGGA
This window harbors:
- the wfikkn2a gene encoding WAP, Kazal, immunoglobulin, Kunitz and NTR domain-containing protein 2, with product MWWMLFPRWIWFLFGQLCVLRPVRAMTISKVVYSHAGMCPNEMNPNLWVDAMSTCMRECESDQDCETFEKCCLNVCGSKSCVAARYMDIKGNKGPMGMPKEATCDKFMCTQQGSECDIWDGQPVCKCRDRCEREPHFTCASDGMTYYNKCYMDAEACSKGVTLTEVTCRYHLMWPNTSPLPEETTMHPTTVHLETTPMDIQPPTMISNPAHNFVFVGETASFLCEVTGKPKPEITWEKQIEGKENTVMRPNHVRGNVVVTNIAQLVIYNAQLQDAGIYTCTAKNLGGSVQTHFPLSVIRREQGKDDGWANSTRLPAEECLKAPDMGDCGEESISWYYEAKRNNCFTFTYSQCNKNRNHFDTYESCMLSCGAELAAPCSLPSLQGPCKAYEPRWSYNHLLKQCQSFVYGGCGGNENNFESKEACEEMCPFPKNHNCKLCKPRQRMVTSFCKSDFVILGRMTELTEDQDSGHALITVEEILKDEKMGLKFFGQEPLEVTLLNMDWNCPCPNITNAEGQLIIMGEVHNGMAVLQPDSFVGSSSSRRVRKLREVINKKTCAFLKEFGNTQ